TTCAACCCCGTTGATCGACAAGCCCAGTCCATATAATATGAACAGCTgatatgtataaataaatatatgcttGTGATTTGCCACATATTCAAtgttttaaacacttttaagtTCAAAAGGGTCATATGGAATATCCAAAATGAAAACTCGTTTCATTGCGTAGAAACTGTGTGTAAATACGATAATTTGAAAAGTTGGTATTGATGCGGCAAAATAATGCTGATGAAATGGATTCCTGAATGTAAATTGATCCCACCTCCGACTTTATAATTAGTGCACCATTTCACTCCTGTCCCGGGGCAAATTCTCCAGCTGTCCTCCCAGGAATACTTCCTGCATATTTTCTTGGGAACATTGGAAATCGGCGCTCTGACGTGTTATCGCAGGCTGGAGACGCCATTCTTCCTCTAATTTTAAGTTCACACCTTCAATCTTAATTTAAGCGCCGTAGCATGTGGCCATTTTGGCATGGCAAATTAGTGGTGATTCTGTGTACAAAATCATAGTTTGCCAACAACAACcgttgttttaaacataaaggAAGTTTCTCTTGAAGGGGCGTAGTGTCTTGTCTTGCTCTGGTCACAGTATGTGTGCCCCTATTTAGAGAATCAAATGGTACTACTACCAAGAAAACTGTTCGCTTATTTAAAGTCATGTTCTAATTAGCAATCATCATGCCTCACTAGGAAGCTCTATTTAAGTAAAAATTGCTGAACTAATGTAAACTTATTTTCTTTACAGAGACTGAGGCACCATGAGTCTTAGAACGTAACTTCCTTCTTTGAGAACCACCGTCATGGTAAGGGGTGAGATCAACTTCGCGCTGAACCTCTCCTACGGGGATGCAATCTTCCTCCAGGACAGCGCGGGAAACAACACCGCGCTGCAGAACGCGTTCTACATGCAGTACGTGGTCAACGGCATAATCCTCCCGATTCTGTCCGTGTTCGGAGTCTTTGGGAACATTCTGACAATGGTCGTACTCTGGCGACGGGAGATGCATTCGACTACCATTTTGTTCCTGCGGGCTCTCGTGTTAACGGATACCGGAATCATTGTAGTAGTCGCGCTAACTGTGACCCCGTTTACTTTGTCTTTCTTTCACCCAGGGCTGTGGTATTTTAAAGATGTGATATACCCCAATGTATTTACCCCAGTGACGTATATTGTGATGGTCATCCAGCAGTGCAATGTGTGGATAACTGTGTCGGTCAGTGTGGAGCGAtatatctctatctgtcatccATTCAAAGCAGCCAAAATATGCACAAAGCGAAGGACATGGATTATTCTGTTTGCGATATGTGgaatttcaattatttacaaCATTCCAAGGATTTTTGCGAACAGGTCTAAATCCCCGTGTTCCCCTACAGACGACAGAGAATGCTACATGCTTGTGGATACTACATTTGGCAAAACGACATTTTACACCAAAGTGTACATGGTATGGATGTACGCTGCTTTAATTTACATTATTCCACTGACTCTTCTAGCGGTCCTAAACTGTTTGATTATCATGGAATTGATGCGCATGCGTGCAAGGAGAATCGGCACAAATATTCAAGATGACAATGAGGCAAATCTTAGTCTCATTTTGGTTTTAATCGTGATAGTCTTCATTTGTTGCCAGACTCCGGGACTATTCTCACAGTTTGACTTTCTCTTCGATCCCATTGTATTTATTCAGTGGATAGCGTTTGGGAACACTTTGTTTGTGACAAACTCGTCCGTGAACTTCCTGATCTACACGGCCGTCGGGCGGCGGTTCCGCAAGGTGTTActgaaaatgtttaagaaaattttcgGACAATCTGTATTCTCGCGCTCAAGGAACTCTGGATCAAGCTCCGACCACGAGCTTTTGGAGACATTAAGATCTACTGTACATTACAGAGACTCGGAAGTGACGCAAGTGAACGACATACACAAACTCGAGAAAATCAGACTTACTTCTTAATACGGTGTGATCTTTTATCCGCACAAGTGTCTCGTGATGGTGACTTACCTGTCTATCTTATTGTTATTGTGATTCATTAATCAGTTGTTTTATTACGTTAAATTGTTAAAGGAtgtttatatgtataaagttTCATTGACAAACGGTTCTTTAAGTTAATATAGTTAAGTCTTGTCCTTCAAGGTATGATAATGAAATGAGAATACCTTGCATTAGAATTTCAAATTCACTGttgcattatttatatattaagtatTTTAGACTGGGCCGTGTGATGGCATTAGTAGGAATTCTGAATACAATTCATACTTGGAAATGTATAAGTTGTTGGCgtaaattaatttattagataTGCTCCATTCACAGTTCTCTGGGTGCACCCTCACACGGCATGAATTATGCAGTGGTTTCCTCTGGATATTTCATCACACATCAGAAACAAATATATGGAATACCctctagataaaaaaaaaatcaagtacatttGTATTACTCATTCGAACACCTCGTTTTATCACGATGGACCCGCAGCCAAATCTGACTACTTTTAAGTAACTACTGTTCAATATCATCCCAAGGTAGTCTTTATGTTATCGCAGGTCTCCAAACAAAAAACGAAAGACCTGTCGCAAGACCGACACCGGTGATAGCTCTGGTGTTCATCATGTTACAACAATAAGGTGATGTATACCAAAAGTAAGTCGAGCATGCATGTTATTTAGGTAATTAGTAGTTTTCTTAGAAATAGAATcaattttccccatttttagatagatattttttatagaatttttacACTTTGAAACAGTGCAATACCCTGAATAATTAAAGGAACTGGATGTAAGTTGACTTTGTGGTTTGATGCGATCATTTTCAAACTTACTACATTCACTTATTAAACTATGAAATCACCAGTGACATTTTGAcactctcatatatatttaatatcattCACTCTTCATCATCAAGAGGTAGAAATATACGATAAAGAGGCGACGACCATCGATCTTCATTAAGAAATTCATCGATTTGTTGTTCTGTGTAGCTTGCGCGGAGAAGTATTCCAAAAAACGGTGTTAGTAAAGGTGAAGTACGCCGCTTGTCAGGTGTTCACAGATCAGTCTGGTTTTTATAGGAAAGTCCTTGTATCGTATCAtctgatatatttaaatttgaggCATAACccatttttaccattttaacatatataaatatatgt
This portion of the Magallana gigas chromosome 7, xbMagGiga1.1, whole genome shotgun sequence genome encodes:
- the LOC105348058 gene encoding FMRFamide receptor: MVRGEINFALNLSYGDAIFLQDSAGNNTALQNAFYMQYVVNGIILPILSVFGVFGNILTMVVLWRREMHSTTILFLRALVLTDTGIIVVVALTVTPFTLSFFHPGLWYFKDVIYPNVFTPVTYIVMVIQQCNVWITVSVSVERYISICHPFKAAKICTKRRTWIILFAICGISIIYNIPRIFANRSKSPCSPTDDRECYMLVDTTFGKTTFYTKVYMVWMYAALIYIIPLTLLAVLNCLIIMELMRMRARRIGTNIQDDNEANLSLILVLIVIVFICCQTPGLFSQFDFLFDPIVFIQWIAFGNTLFVTNSSVNFLIYTAVGRRFRKVLLKMFKKIFGQSVFSRSRNSGSSSDHELLETLRSTVHYRDSEVTQVNDIHKLEKIRLTS